One Prodigiosinella aquatilis DNA window includes the following coding sequences:
- a CDS encoding DNA polymerase II — protein MSQACQGFVLTRHWQDTSAGIQVEFWLATESGPQQVRLPLQQAVAFIPAQHQEQATALLSGEKHWQLRPLELKSFHHEPLLGLYCRQYRQLLRLGKQLQEAGITVYEADIRPPERFLMERFITAPVWFSGETTASGLIDQVKMKPDPTYRPQLTLVSLDIETNRNGELYCIGLEGCGQRQVFMLGPPNGNPDDAKDVTLEYVASRPQLLEKLNQWIQHYDPDMIIGWSLVQFDLRVLQKHAERYRIPLRLGRGNRELEWREHGYKQGHFFASAPGRLIVDGIEALKSATWNFASFSLEFVAQSLLGEGKAINNPYQRMDEIDQRFADNKPALAHYNLKDCELVTRIFEKTRLLPFLLERASVTGLAADRNGGSVAAFTHLYLPRMHRAGFVAPNLGEIAPEASPGGYVMDSRPGLYDSVLVLDYKSLYPSIIRTFLIDPVGLVVGMQQPDEQHAVAGFRGAWFSRDQHCLPAIVDHIWQGRDVAKRTGNAPLSQALKIIMNAFYGVLGASGCRFFDPRLASSITLRGHEIMQQTRILVESRGYQVIYGDTDSTFVWLNRAHSEEEADAIGKTLVQYVNQWWQQHLNQTHGLTSALELEYETHFCRFLMPTIRGAEQGSKKRYAGLTHTAQGEQIVFKGLETVRSDWTPLAQQFQQQLYWRIFQRQSYQEWIREYVSKTLNGDYDELLVYRKRLRRNLNDYQRNVPPHARAAKMADDYNRRLGRPLQYQTGGWISYVMTVNGPEPLETRHSPLDYQHYMEKQLQPIADAILPFLHDEFSTLITGQLGLF, from the coding sequence GTGTCTCAGGCTTGTCAGGGCTTTGTGCTTACCCGTCATTGGCAGGATACCTCCGCCGGTATTCAAGTCGAATTCTGGCTGGCTACCGAATCCGGACCACAGCAAGTACGTCTGCCATTGCAACAGGCAGTAGCCTTTATTCCGGCACAGCACCAGGAACAGGCCACCGCATTGTTGTCCGGCGAAAAACACTGGCAGCTCCGGCCACTAGAGCTGAAAAGTTTCCACCATGAACCCTTGCTGGGGTTGTATTGTCGCCAATACCGACAACTGCTGCGACTGGGAAAACAGCTACAGGAAGCCGGTATTACCGTATATGAAGCCGACATCCGCCCACCGGAGCGTTTTCTGATGGAGCGTTTCATTACCGCGCCGGTCTGGTTCAGCGGCGAAACTACCGCATCCGGACTTATCGATCAGGTGAAAATGAAGCCGGACCCCACCTATCGTCCCCAACTCACCCTGGTATCTTTGGATATTGAGACCAACCGAAATGGCGAACTTTATTGCATTGGTCTGGAAGGGTGTGGGCAGCGTCAGGTATTTATGCTGGGGCCACCGAATGGCAATCCGGATGACGCAAAAGACGTTACGCTGGAGTATGTCGCCAGCCGACCGCAATTGCTGGAAAAGCTCAATCAATGGATACAACACTATGACCCGGACATGATCATCGGCTGGAGTCTGGTGCAGTTTGATCTACGGGTCTTGCAAAAACATGCTGAACGCTACCGTATTCCGCTACGGCTGGGTCGGGGAAACCGCGAACTGGAGTGGCGGGAACATGGCTATAAACAGGGACATTTTTTTGCCAGCGCGCCAGGACGGTTGATCGTCGATGGCATCGAAGCACTAAAATCTGCCACCTGGAACTTCGCCTCATTCAGTCTGGAATTTGTAGCACAATCCCTGTTGGGAGAAGGGAAAGCCATCAACAACCCCTATCAACGCATGGACGAAATCGACCAGCGCTTCGCCGACAACAAACCCGCGCTGGCACACTACAATCTGAAAGACTGTGAACTGGTTACCCGTATTTTTGAAAAGACCCGTTTGTTACCGTTTCTGCTGGAGCGAGCCAGTGTCACCGGCCTGGCGGCAGATCGTAATGGTGGCTCAGTGGCGGCGTTTACGCATCTTTACCTGCCACGCATGCATCGCGCCGGTTTTGTCGCGCCCAATCTGGGAGAAATCGCTCCCGAGGCCAGTCCCGGCGGTTACGTGATGGACTCCCGTCCCGGCCTGTATGATTCGGTACTGGTGCTGGATTATAAAAGCCTTTACCCCTCGATTATCCGCACTTTTCTCATCGATCCAGTGGGACTGGTGGTCGGTATGCAGCAACCGGATGAACAACACGCCGTCGCCGGTTTCCGGGGAGCCTGGTTTTCACGGGATCAGCATTGTCTGCCCGCAATTGTCGATCACATCTGGCAAGGGCGGGATGTGGCTAAACGTACCGGGAATGCTCCCTTATCCCAGGCGCTGAAAATTATCATGAATGCCTTTTACGGTGTGCTGGGTGCCAGCGGCTGTCGCTTTTTCGATCCGCGACTGGCTTCATCCATTACCTTGCGTGGCCATGAAATTATGCAGCAAACGCGCATACTGGTTGAGTCCAGGGGTTATCAGGTGATTTATGGTGATACCGATTCCACTTTTGTGTGGCTTAATCGGGCCCACAGTGAAGAAGAAGCCGATGCTATTGGCAAGACACTGGTACAATACGTTAATCAATGGTGGCAACAGCATCTGAACCAGACACATGGGTTAACCAGCGCGCTGGAACTGGAGTATGAAACACACTTCTGCCGTTTTCTGATGCCCACCATCCGGGGAGCGGAGCAAGGCAGCAAAAAACGTTATGCCGGCCTGACGCACACGGCGCAGGGTGAGCAAATCGTGTTTAAAGGACTGGAGACCGTCCGATCCGACTGGACACCACTGGCGCAACAGTTCCAACAACAGCTCTATTGGCGCATTTTTCAGCGTCAATCTTATCAGGAATGGATACGGGAATATGTCAGCAAAACCCTGAACGGAGACTATGATGAACTACTGGTTTACCGTAAACGGTTACGTCGTAATCTAAACGACTATCAACGTAATGTACCGCCTCATGCACGGGCTGCGAAAATGGCCGATGACTATAACCGCCGATTGGGGCGTCCATTACAATACCAAACGGGAGGTTGGATTAGCTACGTTATGACGGTAAATGGTCCGGAGCCACTGGAAACACGGCATTCCCCACTGGATTATCAGCACTATATGGAAAAGCAGTTACAGCCGATAGCTGATGCCATCCTACCGTTCTTGCACGATGAGTTTTCCACATTGATTACCGGACAACTGGGACTATTTTAA
- the rapA gene encoding RNA polymerase-associated protein RapA → MPFTLGQRWISDTESELGLGTVVAVDARMVTLIFPASGENRLYSRSDAPITRVMFNPGDTITGHEGWQLRIDDIRDENGLRTYVGRRLDDDTPAELREVFLDSKLTFNKPQDRLFAGQIDRMDRFALRYRARNHQHEQALQPWGGLRGMRASLIPHQLHIAREVGQRHAPRVLLADEVGLGKTIEAGMIIHQQLLAGRAERVLIVVPETLQHQWLVEMLRRFNLLFSLFDDERYAEARLDSDNPFETEQLIICSLGFIQRNATRFGQLLHAHWDLLVVDEAHHLVWSEAAPSPEYQAIEHLASATPAVLLLTATPEQLGQESHFARLRLLDPNRFHDYHEFIAEQQQYRPVADAVTLLLAGNKASSAELNALSELLGEQDIEPLLKSINSDSEDREQARHELITMLMDRHGTSRVLFRNTRQGVKGFPQRVLHQIKLPLPSQYQTAIKVSNIMNAGKTPESRARDMLYPEQIYQKFEDENATWWSFDPRVEWLLNYLTTHRDKKVLVICAQAATALQLEQVLRTREAIRAAVFHEGLSILERDRAAAYFASEEEGAQVLICSEIGSEGRNFQFASHLVMFDLPFNPDLLEQRIGRLDRIGQTQEIQILVPYLENTAQALLVRWYHEGLDAFEHTCPTGRTIYDSHYEQLITRLTTPGEREGLEEFISACRQQHEALKQQLEQGRDRLLEMHSNGGEQAQELCQAIAEQDNDVNLVNFALNLFDIIGIHQEDRSDNMIILTPSDHMLVPDFPGLPQDGCTITFDREQALSREDAQFISWEHPLIRNGLDLILSGETGSCAVSLLKNKALPVGTLLAELVYVVEAQAPKKLQLTRFLPPTPVRLLMDRKGTNLAAQVEFESFNRQLNAVNRHTSSKLVNAVQAEVHDMLQKAEPLVEVHARQLITDAQHNADQQLRRELERLEALKAVNPNIRDDELQALETQREQVLSNLQQANWRLDAIRLVVVSHQ, encoded by the coding sequence ATGCCTTTTACACTTGGTCAACGCTGGATCAGCGATACAGAAAGCGAACTGGGATTGGGAACCGTAGTGGCAGTAGATGCCCGGATGGTTACCCTGATCTTCCCTGCCAGCGGTGAGAACCGCCTCTATTCCAGAAGTGATGCTCCGATCACCCGCGTGATGTTCAACCCTGGTGATACCATCACCGGCCATGAGGGCTGGCAACTGCGGATAGACGATATCCGCGATGAAAATGGTCTGCGTACCTATGTGGGTCGTCGCCTGGATGATGATACGCCTGCCGAATTGCGGGAAGTTTTTCTTGATAGCAAACTCACATTCAACAAACCACAGGATCGCCTGTTCGCCGGACAAATCGATCGTATGGATCGCTTTGCATTGCGTTACCGCGCCCGTAATCATCAGCATGAGCAGGCGCTGCAACCCTGGGGTGGTCTACGCGGGATGCGTGCCAGCCTGATTCCTCATCAGTTGCATATTGCCCGTGAAGTAGGACAGCGTCATGCTCCACGCGTACTACTGGCGGACGAAGTTGGTCTGGGAAAAACTATCGAAGCCGGTATGATCATTCACCAACAACTGTTAGCAGGCCGGGCTGAACGCGTACTTATTGTGGTACCGGAAACGCTGCAACATCAGTGGCTGGTAGAAATGCTCCGCCGCTTCAATCTACTGTTTTCACTGTTTGACGATGAACGCTATGCCGAAGCCAGGCTGGATAGCGACAACCCCTTTGAAACAGAGCAATTGATTATTTGTTCGCTGGGTTTTATACAGCGCAATGCCACACGGTTTGGGCAACTACTGCATGCCCATTGGGACTTGCTGGTTGTGGATGAAGCCCACCATCTGGTCTGGAGCGAGGCGGCACCCAGCCCGGAATACCAAGCGATTGAGCATCTGGCCAGCGCTACTCCGGCGGTATTATTGCTAACGGCGACACCGGAACAGCTAGGTCAGGAGAGCCACTTTGCTCGTCTACGACTGCTGGATCCAAACCGGTTTCACGACTATCACGAATTTATCGCCGAGCAACAGCAATATCGCCCGGTGGCCGATGCCGTCACTCTACTATTGGCCGGTAACAAAGCCAGTTCCGCCGAACTGAACGCTTTGAGTGAGTTACTGGGCGAGCAAGACATTGAACCCTTACTGAAATCCATCAACAGCGATAGCGAAGATCGGGAACAGGCCCGCCACGAACTGATCACGATGCTGATGGATCGTCACGGCACCAGCCGCGTACTGTTCCGCAACACTCGTCAGGGAGTAAAGGGCTTTCCACAGCGGGTGCTGCACCAGATTAAACTTCCGCTACCGTCGCAATATCAAACCGCCATCAAAGTGTCCAATATCATGAACGCGGGGAAAACCCCAGAATCCCGCGCCCGGGATATGCTCTATCCAGAACAGATCTACCAGAAATTTGAAGATGAAAATGCAACCTGGTGGAGCTTCGATCCGCGCGTGGAATGGCTGCTCAACTATCTGACCACTCACCGGGACAAAAAAGTGCTGGTGATTTGCGCTCAGGCCGCCACCGCGTTGCAACTGGAACAGGTATTACGTACCCGTGAAGCTATCCGGGCCGCCGTCTTCCACGAAGGATTGTCTATTCTGGAACGTGACCGGGCCGCCGCCTATTTTGCTTCTGAAGAGGAAGGCGCGCAGGTGCTGATCTGTTCGGAAATCGGCTCAGAAGGTCGCAACTTCCAGTTTGCCAGTCACCTTGTCATGTTTGATCTCCCCTTCAACCCGGATCTGCTGGAACAACGTATCGGGCGCCTGGACCGTATCGGTCAGACGCAGGAAATCCAGATTCTGGTGCCCTATCTGGAAAATACCGCACAAGCTTTGCTGGTACGCTGGTATCACGAAGGTCTGGATGCCTTTGAGCATACTTGCCCTACCGGACGCACCATTTATGACAGCCACTATGAACAACTGATAACCCGGCTGACGACACCGGGTGAACGGGAAGGATTAGAAGAGTTTATCAGCGCTTGCCGCCAGCAGCATGAAGCGCTTAAGCAGCAACTGGAACAGGGCCGTGATCGACTGTTGGAAATGCACTCCAACGGTGGTGAACAGGCGCAGGAACTGTGTCAGGCGATCGCCGAGCAGGACAACGACGTCAATCTGGTAAACTTCGCACTCAATCTGTTCGATATTATCGGGATCCATCAGGAAGACCGCAGTGACAATATGATCATACTGACGCCGTCCGATCATATGCTGGTGCCGGATTTTCCCGGACTCCCACAGGATGGCTGTACTATCACTTTCGACCGGGAACAGGCGTTATCCCGTGAAGACGCTCAGTTCATCAGTTGGGAGCATCCGCTGATCCGCAACGGGCTGGATCTGATTCTGTCCGGGGAAACCGGAAGTTGTGCCGTTTCTCTGTTGAAGAACAAAGCGTTACCGGTAGGCACACTGCTGGCGGAACTGGTCTATGTGGTAGAAGCCCAGGCACCGAAAAAACTCCAGTTAACTCGTTTTCTGCCACCGACCCCGGTACGTCTGCTGATGGATCGTAAAGGGACGAATCTGGCTGCGCAGGTGGAGTTCGAAAGTTTCAACCGTCAGTTGAATGCCGTGAATCGTCATACCTCCAGCAAATTGGTAAATGCGGTACAGGCGGAAGTCCACGACATGCTGCAAAAAGCGGAGCCATTGGTAGAAGTACACGCACGCCAGCTCATTACCGATGCCCAGCACAATGCCGATCAACAGTTACGTCGTGAACTGGAACGTCTGGAAGCGCTGAAAGCGGTTAACCCCAACATCCGCGATGATGAGTTGCAGGCGCTGGAAACCCAGCGTGAACAAGTATTAAGCAACCTGCAGCAAGCCAACTGGCGTCTGGATGCAATCCGTCTGGTGGTGGTTTCTCACCAGTAA
- the rluA gene encoding bifunctional tRNA pseudouridine(32) synthase/23S rRNA pseudouridine(746) synthase RluA, with product MEPYNPPADPWLHILYQDQHIMVVNKPSGLLSVPGRAPEHKDSIMSRIQADFPQAESVHRLDMATSGVMVVALNKAAERELKRQFREREPKKSYLARVWGTLEQDEGMVDLPLICDWPNRPKQKVCFEQGKAAQTEYQVLARDDDGTTRVKLMPITGRSHQLRVHMLALGHPILGDGFYAHPAAKALAPRLLLHAQELCITHPAFLTPMHFRCEANF from the coding sequence ATGGAACCTTATAATCCCCCCGCAGATCCCTGGCTGCACATCCTGTATCAGGACCAGCACATTATGGTGGTCAACAAACCTAGCGGACTGCTATCCGTCCCTGGCCGTGCGCCGGAGCACAAAGACAGTATCATGAGCCGTATTCAGGCTGATTTTCCGCAAGCCGAATCGGTGCATCGTCTGGATATGGCGACCAGTGGTGTGATGGTGGTTGCCCTGAACAAAGCGGCAGAACGGGAACTAAAACGTCAGTTTCGCGAGCGTGAGCCGAAGAAATCCTACCTCGCCCGTGTTTGGGGAACCCTGGAACAGGATGAAGGCATGGTGGACCTCCCGTTGATTTGCGACTGGCCGAACCGCCCGAAACAAAAAGTCTGTTTTGAACAAGGTAAGGCAGCACAAACTGAATATCAGGTACTGGCGCGCGACGACGATGGCACCACACGGGTTAAACTGATGCCCATCACCGGACGTTCCCACCAATTGCGGGTTCATATGCTAGCCTTGGGCCACCCTATTCTGGGGGATGGTTTTTATGCCCATCCAGCAGCCAAAGCGTTGGCACCACGCCTGTTACTGCACGCCCAGGAATTGTGCATCACTCATCCGGCATTTCTCACGCCGATGCACTTCCGTTGTGAAGCCAATTTTTAA
- the djlA gene encoding co-chaperone DjlA produces the protein MRYWGKLLGLTLGMVSSGGIGGVIMGLLLGHLFDRVRSSRRRDFFSAQSSRQALFYLTTFQVMGHLTKSKGRVTEADIQIATQMMDRLALYGEDRASAQRAFREGKASQFPLRTRLRKLRDVCIGRFDLVRMFLEIQLQVAFVDGVLHPSERRLLYVFADELGVTREQFELFMRSIERGTHQSSQNDNAYQSRSNGKSYQRRGQSYGQRPPITSPGVSIESACRILGVRSSDDATTVKRAYRKLMSEHHPDKMMGKGLSPRMIEIAKRKAQDIQAAYEFLKTNKFS, from the coding sequence ATGCGGTATTGGGGAAAGTTGCTGGGGCTGACACTGGGTATGGTATCGAGTGGCGGCATCGGTGGAGTGATTATGGGGCTGCTGCTGGGTCATTTATTTGACAGAGTCCGTTCATCCCGTCGACGCGACTTTTTTTCTGCACAATCCAGCCGCCAGGCACTGTTTTATCTGACGACTTTTCAGGTAATGGGCCATCTTACCAAGTCAAAAGGTCGGGTTACCGAGGCGGATATCCAGATTGCCACCCAAATGATGGACCGCCTGGCGTTATATGGTGAAGATAGAGCCTCGGCCCAGCGAGCGTTTCGTGAAGGCAAGGCGAGCCAGTTTCCACTGCGAACCCGACTGCGTAAACTGCGTGATGTGTGTATCGGCCGCTTTGATCTGGTACGGATGTTTTTGGAAATTCAGCTGCAGGTGGCTTTTGTTGATGGTGTGCTGCACCCGAGTGAGCGGCGGTTGTTATATGTGTTTGCCGATGAACTGGGTGTTACCCGGGAACAATTTGAGTTGTTCATGCGTTCGATTGAACGGGGGACTCATCAGTCCAGTCAGAATGACAATGCCTATCAGTCCCGGTCAAATGGGAAATCTTATCAGCGTCGTGGTCAGTCCTATGGACAGCGTCCTCCTATCACATCACCTGGGGTCAGTATTGAAAGCGCCTGTCGCATACTGGGGGTACGCAGTAGTGACGATGCCACTACGGTAAAACGGGCTTATCGAAAACTGATGAGCGAGCACCATCCTGACAAGATGATGGGAAAAGGGTTGTCGCCACGAATGATAGAAATCGCCAAGCGCAAAGCGCAAGATATTCAAGCCGCCTACGAGTTCCTCAAAACGAATAAATTTTCCTAA